The proteins below come from a single Mytilus edulis chromosome 5, xbMytEdul2.2, whole genome shotgun sequence genomic window:
- the LOC139525513 gene encoding dynein regulatory complex protein 12-like, which translates to MPPKKKKGKGKGKKKKKDDPMAMELDDKYKKTVHEIEALKDQLAVRKELARRGQGDGDAMKAKMNETMVELEKHKNDQKDITADMTRQYKYMMTGLQLKLHQMERDYQITQKALRDTEQKLKETEEERDQIIKDKDEKIDELNKEIRKMEKDYKRILDDALNKLIDKLEEEKDKWEKKATMLQTENVNNLREFGLTDQWTFHSVKPMRGYSGPTKGF; encoded by the exons ATGCCTCCCAAAAAGAAGAAGGGGAAGGGGAAAGGCAAAAAGAAGAAGAAGGATG ATCCCATGGCAATGGAGCTTGATGACAAATACAAGAAGACTGTACATGAGATTGAAGCTTTAAAGGACCAGTTAG CTGTAAGGAAAGAATTAGCTCGTCGTGGACAAGGTGATGGCGATGCGATGAAAGCAAAGATGAATGAAACAATGGTGGAATTAGAGAAACACAAAAATGATCAAAAAGACATTACTGCTG ACATGACAAGACAATACAAGTACATGATGACAGGGCTCCAGTTAAAACTTCATCAAATGGAAAGAGACTATCAGATAACACAGAAAGCTCTCA GAGATACAGAACAGAAACTCAAAGAAACAGAAGAAGAAAGAGACCAGATAATAAAAGACAAAGATGAAAAAATTGATGAATTGAACAAAGAGATACGCAAAATGGAAAAGGATTACAAAAGAATACTTGAT GATGCTTTAAATAAACTGATAGACAAGTTAGAGGAGGAGAAAGATAAATGGGAAAAGAAAGCAACAATGCTACAAACAGAAAATGTCAACAATTTACGTGAATTTGGTCTGACTGACCAGTGGACATTCCACAGCGTCAAACCAATGAGAGGCTACAGTGGACCAACTAAAGGATTCTAA